CCGGCTTAGGTCACTCAACTCCGGTCGTCTGGGGTGATCAGATCTACCTATCTTCGGCAATTCCGACTGGCACACCGCTCCCGCCCCGTTACAGCGATGCTCCCGGTGCACATGACAACTCGCCGATCACTCATCGGCAACAGTTCGTAGCAGTTGCCGTTAATCGAAACGACGGCAGCCTGCTATGGAAGAAAATCTTAAATGAACAACTTCCCCACGAGGGCGCCCATTTCAGTGGCAGTTTGGCCTCGAACTCTCCCGCTACCGATGGGGAGCTCAGCTTTTTCTTTTTCGGATCTTACGGGCTCTATTGCTTGGACCGCGATGGCAAGACAGTGTGGAGTAAACAGCTTGGCTTACAAAACACCAAGCACGGACACGGCGAAGGCAGTTCTCCGGTGCTCCACCAAAACGTCTTAGCGGTTAACTGGGATCATGAAGGCCAATCCTTCATCGTGGCCTTCGACAAGCGAACGGGACGAGAACTGTGGCGATCCGAGAGAAAAGAGGTTACTTCATGGGCAAGCCCGATCGTTGTCGTTCACGAGGGTGTACCGCAATTGATTGTGAGCGGCACGGATCGCCTTCGAGCTTATCATTTGGAGACAGGAAAAACACTTTGGGAATGTGGCGGGTTGTCAGCAAATGTCGTCGCATCTCCGGTGGCAGGCAATGGCATGGTGTTTGCCGGCAGCAGTTATGACACTCGAGCGTTACTTGCGATTCGACTGAACGGAGCAACAGGCGATATCACCGGCAGCAACAACGTCGCTTGGACTCGGACTCGCGCGACTCCCTACGTTCCCTCACCACTTTTGTACAAAGGGGCGATTTACTTTTTGCGACACTATCAGGGTATCCTTAC
The window above is part of the Pirellulaceae bacterium genome. Proteins encoded here:
- a CDS encoding PQQ-binding-like beta-propeller repeat protein, which encodes MTTRRLFHQVIATLLLASFVGNSSSAEDKTNRLNNWGQWRGPLSNGVAPFANPPTSWSETKNVKWKQPIPGLGHSTPVVWGDQIYLSSAIPTGTPLPPRYSDAPGAHDNSPITHRQQFVAVAVNRNDGSLLWKKILNEQLPHEGAHFSGSLASNSPATDGELSFFFFGSYGLYCLDRDGKTVWSKQLGLQNTKHGHGEGSSPVLHQNVLAVNWDHEGQSFIVAFDKRTGRELWRSERKEVTSWASPIVVVHEGVPQLIVSGTDRLRAYHLETGKTLWECGGLSANVVASPVAGNGMVFAGSSYDTRALLAIRLNGATGDITGSNNVAWTRTRATPYVPSPLLYKGAIYFLRHYQGILTRLDARTGQETAGPFRLGPIRDIYASPVAAAGRIYFVDLDGTALVLSDDKRPQVLSLNQLNDHFSASPALVGEELFLRGQNYLYCLKNDESPKKDRADP